CACAGCGTAGTTCTTGCCAACGACGGCCATGTTGCCCTTGTCGAAATAGCGGAATGGACGTTTGACTTTCCGCCCCTTCAGCTCCTTCGCGATCAACCTTCCAACGTATTGTCCTTCCTGGATCGCCGCTTGCGCCACGCCGGGCACCGGGTGCTTGTCCTGCATGACCGACGCCGCATCGCCCACGACGAATACACCGGGCGCGTCCACGACCTTCAGGAACGGATCAACGAGCGCGCGCCCCGCGCGGTCGGTGTTGGTGCCGAGCATCTTTGGAATGGGGGATGCCGCGACCCCAGCGGTCCAAAGCACGGTGGCACTGGGAATTCGACTTCCGCCGGCGACCACTCCCTGTGCGTCAACCGTTTCGACCTTCGCCCCGGTCAATACCTTTACACCGAGCTTCGTCAGCCGACGGGTCACCCTGCGGGACAGTGACTCGGCAAAGGTCGGAAGAACCCGCTTGCCGGCGTCGAGAAGAACGATGCTGGCCCGTGCCGGATCGATTCGACGAAAGTTTCCGCGCAGCGTGCCCCGCACCATTTGCGCCAGGGACGCTGCGAGTTCCACGCCGGAAGGACCTGCGCCAACCAGCACGAACGTCATCTGCCGCGCGCGCTCACCGTCATCCTCGGTCGCTTCGGCGAGTTCGAACGCGGCTAGAATTTTGCCTCGGATTGTCTCGGCGTCACTCAGACTTTTGAGGCCCGGCGCATGCTGCGCAAACTCGTCATGCCCGAAGTAGCTCGGACGCATGCCGGTCGCGACCACCAGATAGTCGTAGGCGATTTTGCGGTCACCCACGCCGGGGAAAGAGGCTTCAATCGAGCGGGAAGCGATATCGACGTCCGTGACCTCGGCCAATAGCACGTTCAGGTTTCGCTGCTTCGCCTCGAGTTGCCGGATCGGCGCGGCGATCTCCGCAGGCGAGAGGACCGCCGTCGCCACTTGGTAGAGCAGGGGCTGGAAAATATGGTGATTGCGGCGGTCGACTAGCACGACATCAACATCGGCATGCCGCAGCGCTCGCGCCGCAGCGATCCCGGCAAAGCCGCCCCCGACGATGACGACACGCTTTCGTTCATGGTGGGACGCATCGACAACGGCGGTTGCCTTGTCAGCCCGGGTCCAAACTAACGTCACACTCATAGTTCACCTCGTTTGTGCTCTTTGTCATTGACGGCTTCAGCAGGTCTTGTCGGAAACGGTGCGCGCAACGCTCCAGCCGTCCGGTTCCTGAACCCATGGCTTCAACGTGATAAGGAAAATCACGGGGCACCAGGCTCCCATCACGAACGTCACCATGCTCAGCACGTCCGTCATGGGAGACCGGATGCATTACCTGCTTCTTGGGACCGCTATGGGCTCAACGCCCCAGCCATTCGGGTTTGCTCGAGCCGCGCGGCACCAGCACCGTCCTGAAGGAGCCGGGGGTCCGCGACAGGACCACCTGGTCTGTCATCCCCTGATAGGTTCCAAGCGGCGTTTCCGCGGTGAACAGGTCGGGCGCAACATTCGCGTGCTCGTCCGATGAACCGGCTGTCGCTCGGGCATAATCCTTGTCGAATATGCCGAGTGACATCAGCCACAGCACAGTTCGTGTCAGGGAAACAGTGACCCGATAGCTACCGCCCTCTGACGCGCGCCGTCGCAGTGCCGCGAGAACCCCAATTGTCCCCAGCCAGGCCACGATGTTGTCGACAATGGGGATGATCGGCGGCGATTTGGGACGGGCGGGCGTACCTTCGATGGCGAACACGCCCGTTACGGCTGCGCCGATTTCATCGAATCCGGGACGATTCTTCCAGGGGCCTTTGTCGCCGTGGAGCAGGACCTGAGCGTGAATAAGGCCTGGCTTTTTCGCACAGAGCGTTTCGGCGTCGAGACCGTGGCGCTCTAGATAACCCGGGCGCTTGTTGGCAAAGAAAATGTCGGCATCCTTCAGCAGCTCGTCGAATTTCGCGCGATCCTCTTTGGAGGTATCCAGGAACGTCGAACGCATCCCGACCTGTGCGTCCCAGGCCAGCCCGTCGACCTCGGTATCGTCAGGCCGCCAGATATTGAGGACATCGGCGCCGTAGCAGGCGAGGTCTCTGCCGATAGCGGCTCCGGCAATCACGTGCCCCATTCCGAACGCGCGAATGCCATCCAGCGGGCTGTTTCCATCCTTCGTGAAGGGGATCGGTTGGCTTTCGCCGATCTTCTCCACCGTAATCAGCGGCATTTTGGAGAGAACTTCGGTGTATTGAGCCTCCTTCCGGAATTCGTCAAAAGTGCGTACTTTCGCGAAGATGAGCCCCGCTTCTGCGGCCGCGTTCTCCAACTCGTCGGCTTTCCACTGCAGGATCGCGTTATTGAGGGATTCAACACTGACGCCACATCTCAAAAAGCTGAGAGCACGGGCTCCAGACTTGGGATAGATGTTCAGGGCGACAACATGTCGTCCATCGCTCGTCTCGCGGAAGAGGGGCATTTCGAGGAACGGATTCATGGGGTCGGTCAGGGCTGGTGGGCGGCCATTGATCGTCTCCCATTTCCGGTCATAGAAGCCGGCGAAGCGCCGAAGCGCCTTGCGCACATCCACTTCGATATCCTGTCCCTCACCGGTCCGGTCTCGCCATAGTGCCGAGATCGCGACCGCCTTGGCGGCGAGACTGACCGCGGCCACCGTGCCAAACCGAAACGGGCTGGGAATGATCGGGTCACGGCCGTAGAAGGTGAGTTTGCCGCCGCTGTCCGCAGTCGACATTTCGACGTCTTTCAACACATGATTGACGGCGCCGTGCATATCGAAATCCGAGCTGCGCTCCGGATTATCGAGCTTGGATTGGATCGTCTCGGTGAGCAGATCCGGTTGAGACTTTTCTGTTTTCAGGGTTGTCGCGATGTTCATTTGTAGGTTCCTTTCGGTTTGAAGCAATTGCCCGCTGCAGCCGCTTGGTTACTCGGCTACGGCCGTATTCGAACTTCCGGTCTCCTGCCGTTTGTTGCGCAGTTGCACGAGGCCGATCAGAAGCTCGTCACGCTCCGCCGCCAGCTCTTCGATGCTTCGTGATCCAACTTCGAGATGGACGCTGTCGATGAGCTTGCGTTGGAACTCCGGTGTCATTTCCGGTGAGCCGAGCGTCTTCCACCAGGCCGCCATCGGGCCGCCCAGCTGCTGCAGGGCATGCTCGATGCCGCCAGGGCCGCCGGCGAGATGATTAAGCATCATGTTGCCCATGATGCCCCAGCGCAGGCCCGGTCCC
The Sinorhizobium chiapasense genome window above contains:
- a CDS encoding CoA transferase; amino-acid sequence: MNIATTLKTEKSQPDLLTETIQSKLDNPERSSDFDMHGAVNHVLKDVEMSTADSGGKLTFYGRDPIIPSPFRFGTVAAVSLAAKAVAISALWRDRTGEGQDIEVDVRKALRRFAGFYDRKWETINGRPPALTDPMNPFLEMPLFRETSDGRHVVALNIYPKSGARALSFLRCGVSVESLNNAILQWKADELENAAAEAGLIFAKVRTFDEFRKEAQYTEVLSKMPLITVEKIGESQPIPFTKDGNSPLDGIRAFGMGHVIAGAAIGRDLACYGADVLNIWRPDDTEVDGLAWDAQVGMRSTFLDTSKEDRAKFDELLKDADIFFANKRPGYLERHGLDAETLCAKKPGLIHAQVLLHGDKGPWKNRPGFDEIGAAVTGVFAIEGTPARPKSPPIIPIVDNIVAWLGTIGVLAALRRRASEGGSYRVTVSLTRTVLWLMSLGIFDKDYARATAGSSDEHANVAPDLFTAETPLGTYQGMTDQVVLSRTPGSFRTVLVPRGSSKPEWLGR
- a CDS encoding NAD(P)/FAD-dependent oxidoreductase; the protein is MSVTLVWTRADKATAVVDASHHERKRVVIVGGGFAGIAAARALRHADVDVVLVDRRNHHIFQPLLYQVATAVLSPAEIAAPIRQLEAKQRNLNVLLAEVTDVDIASRSIEASFPGVGDRKIAYDYLVVATGMRPSYFGHDEFAQHAPGLKSLSDAETIRGKILAAFELAEATEDDGERARQMTFVLVGAGPSGVELAASLAQMVRGTLRGNFRRIDPARASIVLLDAGKRVLPTFAESLSRRVTRRLTKLGVKVLTGAKVETVDAQGVVAGGSRIPSATVLWTAGVAASPIPKMLGTNTDRAGRALVDPFLKVVDAPGVFVVGDAASVMQDKHPVPGVAQAAIQEGQYVGRLIAKELKGRKVKRPFRYFDKGNMAVVGKNYAVLERGWLRTSGFLTWLVWAFVHILALPQLQNRLRVQRQWLWSYFTGQRSSRLIPEPPREADPDLTAERPLVP